From one Sphingomonas sp. BT-65 genomic stretch:
- a CDS encoding 2Fe-2S iron-sulfur cluster-binding protein, with protein MTNEIRITRRELIEAGAVAPALLAASEVAAQARDAGAPTASVTLTVNGRRETRDVDTRTTLLDFLREHLGLTGSKKGCDHGQCGACTVILNGRRANACLTLAVMADGDEVTTIEGLGGDDRLHPMQEAFIKHDGFQCGYCTPGQICSAIGMLDEAKAGWPSHVTADVASRPRLDDDEIRERMSGNLCRCSCYIGILAAIRDAGGVA; from the coding sequence ATGACAAACGAAATCAGGATTACGCGCCGTGAGCTGATTGAAGCGGGTGCGGTTGCTCCTGCACTGCTTGCGGCGAGCGAGGTGGCCGCGCAAGCGCGAGACGCGGGAGCTCCGACGGCGAGCGTGACGCTCACGGTCAACGGCCGGCGCGAAACGCGCGATGTCGACACGCGAACCACATTGCTCGACTTCCTGCGTGAGCATCTCGGGCTGACCGGCAGCAAGAAAGGCTGCGATCATGGTCAGTGCGGCGCGTGCACGGTGATCCTCAACGGCCGCCGCGCGAATGCCTGTCTGACATTGGCGGTAATGGCCGATGGCGACGAGGTCACCACGATCGAAGGGCTCGGCGGCGACGACCGGCTCCATCCGATGCAGGAGGCCTTCATCAAGCATGACGGCTTCCAGTGCGGCTATTGCACGCCGGGGCAGATTTGCTCGGCGATCGGGATGCTCGATGAAGCGAAGGCGGGCTGGCCGAGCCATGTCACTGCCGACGTCGCCTCTCGGCCCAGGCTCGATGATGACGAGATCCGCGAGCGGATGAGCGGCAATCTCTGCCGCTGCTCTTGCTATATCGGCATCCTCGCCGCGATCAGGGACGCAGGAGGTGTGGCATGA
- a CDS encoding DUF6456 domain-containing protein produces MRELVERSIEDGHVVHHGPARKSGRRITVNLAESPLSWLRARGLVDARQFDAGERLRADYETAALGPRVTMRWDAAPAGPRGGRAHDGLDPTTAQIAAKRRFDAAVAAAGPGLADILWRVICAGETVPVAEKALGWPARAGRLVLTLALDRVAAHYGMQ; encoded by the coding sequence ATGCGTGAACTGGTGGAACGATCGATCGAAGACGGACATGTCGTCCACCATGGACCGGCGCGGAAGAGCGGGCGGCGAATCACGGTGAACCTGGCCGAATCGCCGCTTTCCTGGCTGCGCGCGCGGGGGCTGGTCGATGCACGCCAGTTTGACGCGGGCGAGCGGTTGCGCGCCGACTATGAGACCGCGGCGCTGGGACCGCGCGTGACGATGCGCTGGGACGCCGCGCCGGCCGGGCCGCGCGGAGGGCGCGCGCACGACGGACTCGATCCGACGACCGCGCAGATCGCCGCCAAGCGCCGGTTCGATGCCGCGGTGGCGGCCGCCGGACCGGGGCTTGCAGATATCCTGTGGCGGGTGATCTGTGCCGGGGAGACGGTTCCGGTGGCCGAGAAGGCGCTCGGTTGGCCCGCGCGCGCCGGCCGGCTGGTGCTGACGCTGGCGCTCGACCGGGTGGCGGCGCACTACGGGATGCAGTGA
- a CDS encoding DUF6491 family protein: MTRLIRPFAAAALAVASLSALPAAAQEPRARAVKEARIPFASMVSDYRAEERDVIYLRAGRDWYRGTFMAPCQELPWAWNIRFENSPGIDAIDRFSTVIARGERCRLNSLIKIDGQPPAKAKKPARKKD; encoded by the coding sequence ATGACTCGATTGATCCGCCCGTTCGCCGCAGCCGCACTCGCTGTGGCTTCGCTGTCCGCTCTCCCCGCCGCGGCGCAGGAACCCCGCGCGCGCGCCGTGAAGGAAGCGCGCATCCCCTTCGCCTCGATGGTCAGCGACTATCGTGCCGAGGAACGCGACGTGATCTATCTGCGCGCCGGGCGCGACTGGTATCGCGGCACCTTCATGGCACCGTGCCAGGAGCTGCCCTGGGCGTGGAACATCCGCTTCGAAAACAGCCCCGGCATCGACGCGATCGACCGCTTCTCCACCGTCATCGCCCGCGGCGAGCGCTGCCGGCTCAATTCGCTGATCAAGATCGACGGCCAGCCCCCCGCGAAGGCGAAGAAACCCGCGCGCAAGAAGGACTGA
- the dapF gene encoding diaminopimelate epimerase: MRLAFTKCHGSGNDFALLDVRALDLSDAEWGRIARTLCDRSGPVGADGLLLLRQGGGEAAFAQMVVNADGSIPETCLNGLRCTARAGFEALGIDAATVRLKTSNAEVEHEAELAPGVYTVRTTVGPASTDPAAAGLRAAAPVIEAQVPGLPSGRAFTALAMPNPHLIAFVDKVDVAELTALGDWCEAGPELLADRANVSFVELRSADLYVHTYERGIGLTKACGTAMGAATHVAGLTGRLPFGQWITVHNPGGRVRVRAEGPAGDDRVSIAGNATFEWDGEIEIDPATGEAGALTVTRRRDDEVAAWAAVTG, encoded by the coding sequence ATGCGGCTCGCGTTCACCAAATGCCACGGATCGGGGAATGATTTCGCCCTTCTGGACGTCCGCGCGTTGGATCTGTCCGACGCCGAATGGGGGCGGATCGCGCGGACACTGTGCGACCGGAGCGGTCCGGTGGGGGCTGACGGACTGCTGTTGCTGCGGCAGGGCGGGGGCGAGGCCGCGTTCGCGCAGATGGTGGTGAACGCCGACGGCTCGATCCCCGAGACCTGCCTCAACGGGCTGCGCTGCACCGCGCGCGCCGGGTTCGAGGCGCTGGGGATCGACGCGGCGACGGTGCGATTGAAGACGAGCAACGCCGAAGTGGAGCACGAGGCCGAACTGGCCCCCGGCGTCTATACCGTGCGCACCACCGTGGGACCGGCATCGACCGATCCCGCCGCGGCCGGGCTGCGCGCCGCGGCGCCGGTGATCGAAGCGCAAGTGCCGGGGCTGCCCAGCGGCCGCGCCTTCACCGCGCTGGCGATGCCCAATCCGCATCTGATCGCGTTCGTCGACAAGGTCGATGTCGCCGAGCTGACCGCGCTCGGCGACTGGTGCGAGGCCGGGCCCGAGCTGCTCGCCGATCGCGCCAATGTGAGCTTCGTCGAGCTGCGCAGCGCTGACCTCTACGTCCACACCTATGAGCGCGGCATCGGCCTCACCAAGGCGTGCGGCACGGCGATGGGCGCGGCGACGCACGTCGCCGGGCTGACCGGCCGCCTGCCGTTCGGCCAATGGATCACGGTGCACAATCCTGGCGGCCGCGTACGCGTGCGTGCCGAAGGTCCGGCGGGCGACGACCGCGTGTCGATCGCGGGCAACGCCACGTTCGAGTGGGACGGCGAGATCGAGATCGACCCCGCGACCGGCGAAGCGGGCGCGCTGACCGTCACCCGGCGGCGCGACGACGAGGTCGCGGCCTGGGCGGCGGTGACGGGCTAG
- a CDS encoding DUF2339 domain-containing protein codes for MQPQIGLMRAKPDWRIMAQAATSGAMTGILFLAVVVLGIVVAAQGQRLREFGRRLDKFERTRPAAPVMADPAQAPPPPAPAPMPVAIAPVPLVTPEPEPVMAAAPEPELEPALPPRPGLESLIGARLPVWIGAIALVAAGFFLVRYSIEIGLLGPAVRTLLAALFAALLVAASEVARRLPALREDPRIAQALAGAGIASSYGTLYIAAALYHLIAPLPAFVLMIGVTALGLGLALRHGPPTAVLALAGGFVAPLVAGYDAAGIGPLLVYLALFAAALFGLAAHRGWAWLAIAATACGFAWVNFLLFALGSDDLAAPAAFVVLLAVGASLALPRAGVTAAWLRLAPLVAGLVQLLAFAPALDFSALAWALYLTLAAATLFLAWRDETYLPGALAALGLTLLLLAIGLDPPQPGATLAAAIAAAPLFAGPGLILLARARGWAIVALGGIAGPLLLANALDPDRLLDWQWAGLSLGGAALAAWLSWRRRLEAGKRDPGLIGGTLVAAILAVVALGQFAGADWIALPLALTAVALGLWARHTGDPQLHLLPAIALAVILLAGGEPLARYATLIVESASGTHLPYLDLPDLALSLRYLLPALLAAAALLADRQQLARTRPAVWRGAIIVALLLLYHLAKLPLAIADESRFTAWGFVERALITQALLAAGWAIRRRAGWTALSLALFGLGLVRIAWFDLLLLNPAFVAQQVGGIPLTNAATLHLGLAAFWSFTFAPGRPWRAIGLALVLAAIAAFVRQAAHGSLLTGPIPTGENYGYSAAFLLLALAWLALGIRSGARDLRLAGLALLTAVTLKVFLIDAAALGGLLRILSFLGLGVALIGIGWVYNRFLAVPSGAAEKA; via the coding sequence ATGCAACCGCAGATCGGCTTGATGCGCGCAAAGCCGGACTGGCGCATCATGGCGCAAGCTGCGACAAGCGGCGCGATGACGGGCATCCTGTTCCTCGCGGTCGTGGTCCTCGGCATCGTCGTTGCGGCGCAGGGCCAGCGGCTGCGCGAGTTCGGCCGCCGCCTCGACAAATTCGAGCGCACGCGCCCGGCTGCCCCAGTGATGGCCGACCCGGCCCAGGCACCACCGCCACCAGCTCCCGCACCCATGCCGGTTGCCATTGCGCCGGTGCCGCTGGTCACGCCGGAGCCGGAACCCGTCATGGCCGCCGCACCGGAGCCGGAATTGGAACCCGCGCTGCCTCCGCGTCCCGGCCTCGAATCGCTGATCGGCGCGCGCCTGCCGGTATGGATCGGCGCCATCGCGCTCGTCGCCGCCGGCTTCTTCCTCGTCCGCTACTCGATCGAGATAGGCCTGCTTGGCCCCGCCGTCCGCACGCTTCTCGCCGCGCTGTTCGCCGCCCTGCTGGTCGCCGCGAGCGAGGTCGCGCGCCGCCTGCCCGCACTGCGCGAGGATCCGCGCATCGCCCAGGCGCTCGCCGGCGCGGGCATCGCCAGTTCCTATGGCACGCTCTACATCGCCGCCGCGCTCTACCACCTGATCGCGCCGCTTCCCGCCTTCGTGCTGATGATCGGCGTCACCGCGCTGGGTCTCGGGCTCGCGCTGCGCCACGGTCCGCCCACTGCAGTGCTGGCGCTGGCTGGCGGCTTCGTCGCGCCGCTGGTTGCGGGCTATGACGCGGCCGGGATCGGGCCTTTGCTCGTCTATCTCGCGCTGTTCGCCGCGGCGCTGTTCGGGCTTGCGGCGCATCGCGGCTGGGCGTGGCTGGCCATCGCCGCGACCGCGTGCGGCTTCGCCTGGGTCAATTTCCTGCTATTCGCCCTCGGCAGCGATGATCTCGCCGCTCCCGCCGCGTTCGTGGTGCTGCTCGCCGTCGGCGCCAGCCTCGCCTTGCCCCGTGCCGGGGTCACGGCGGCCTGGCTCCGCCTTGCCCCGCTCGTCGCCGGTCTCGTCCAGCTCCTCGCCTTCGCCCCCGCCCTCGACTTCTCCGCACTGGCCTGGGCACTCTACCTAACCCTCGCCGCCGCCACCCTATTCCTCGCCTGGCGGGACGAGACCTATCTTCCCGGCGCACTCGCCGCGCTTGGCCTCACGCTGTTGCTGCTCGCGATCGGCCTCGACCCGCCGCAACCGGGCGCAACCCTCGCCGCCGCGATCGCCGCCGCTCCGCTCTTTGCGGGGCCCGGCCTCATCCTTCTCGCTCGCGCGCGCGGCTGGGCGATTGTCGCGCTCGGCGGCATCGCCGGACCGCTGCTGCTCGCCAATGCCCTCGATCCGGATCGCCTCCTCGACTGGCAATGGGCCGGGCTTAGCCTCGGCGGCGCGGCGCTTGCGGCATGGCTGAGCTGGCGCCGCCGTCTCGAAGCCGGCAAGCGCGATCCCGGCCTGATCGGCGGCACGCTCGTCGCGGCCATTCTCGCGGTCGTGGCGCTGGGCCAGTTCGCGGGCGCCGACTGGATCGCGCTCCCGCTCGCTCTCACCGCCGTCGCGCTGGGGCTGTGGGCGCGCCACACCGGCGACCCGCAACTCCATCTCCTCCCGGCGATCGCGCTCGCCGTGATCCTCCTGGCAGGCGGCGAACCCCTTGCCCGCTACGCCACGCTCATCGTCGAATCCGCGAGCGGCACGCATTTGCCCTATCTCGATCTCCCCGACCTCGCTCTATCGCTTCGGTACCTGCTTCCCGCGCTGCTCGCCGCGGCAGCGCTGCTCGCCGACCGCCAGCAGCTCGCCCGCACCCGCCCGGCGGTATGGAGAGGTGCGATCATCGTCGCGCTGCTCCTCCTCTACCACCTCGCCAAGCTGCCCCTCGCGATCGCCGACGAGTCCCGCTTCACCGCCTGGGGCTTCGTCGAGCGCGCGCTCATCACGCAGGCACTGCTCGCCGCCGGCTGGGCGATCCGCCGCCGTGCCGGCTGGACCGCGCTGTCCCTCGCTCTGTTCGGTCTGGGCCTCGTCCGCATCGCCTGGTTCGATCTGCTGCTGCTCAACCCGGCATTCGTTGCGCAGCAGGTGGGCGGCATCCCACTCACCAATGCCGCCACGCTTCATCTCGGCCTCGCCGCCTTCTGGAGCTTTACCTTCGCACCCGGCCGGCCATGGCGCGCGATCGGCCTCGCCCTGGTCCTCGCCGCGATCGCCGCTTTCGTCCGTCAGGCCGCGCATGGCAGCCTGCTCACCGGACCGATCCCGACCGGCGAGAATTACGGCTATTCGGCCGCGTTCCTTCTCCTCGCGCTCGCCTGGCTCGCGCTCGGGATCCGCAGCGGCGCACGCGACCTTCGCCTCGCCGGCCTCGCGCTGCTCACCGCGGTGACGCTCAAGGTCTTCCTCATCGACGCCGCCGCGCTCGGTGGACTGCTCCGCATCCTCTCGTTCCTCGGCCTCGGCGTCGCGCTGATCGGCATTGGCTGGGTCTATAACCGCTTCCTCGCCGTACCCTCCGGCGCGGCGGAGAAGGCCTGA
- a CDS encoding helix-turn-helix domain-containing protein: protein MITAIREVRRAKGLTLEEVAQRCDPSTTAQTIGRLETGTRTVSVDWLNRIAAALGVDAADLVRLPDRPDIAVAAMLDASGAQAPRRAATVAPPHPEPELVAVTVAGGIGDYRTGDVIWCRRLAPGDFASALNRDVLIPRPAGRFLFGRLIAHEGEGGRLNVLPLGPGARQQVVADPPWIACAVQLIRQL from the coding sequence ATGATCACCGCCATCCGTGAAGTACGCCGCGCCAAGGGGTTGACGCTCGAGGAAGTGGCGCAGCGCTGTGACCCGTCCACCACCGCGCAGACCATCGGCCGGCTCGAAACCGGCACGCGCACCGTCTCGGTCGACTGGCTCAATCGCATCGCCGCCGCGCTCGGCGTCGATGCCGCCGATCTGGTGCGCCTACCCGACCGGCCGGACATCGCCGTCGCGGCGATGCTCGACGCTTCGGGCGCTCAGGCCCCGCGCCGCGCCGCCACGGTGGCGCCGCCGCATCCCGAGCCCGAGCTTGTCGCCGTCACCGTCGCCGGTGGCATCGGCGACTATCGCACGGGCGACGTCATCTGGTGCCGCCGCCTCGCTCCCGGCGACTTCGCCTCGGCGCTCAACCGCGACGTGTTGATCCCCCGCCCGGCGGGCCGCTTCCTGTTCGGCCGGCTGATCGCGCATGAGGGCGAAGGTGGCCGGCTCAACGTCCTTCCGCTGGGCCCCGGCGCGCGCCAGCAAGTGGTCGCCGATCCGCCCTGGATCGCGTGCGCGGTCCAGCTCATCCGCCAGCTCTGA
- a CDS encoding xanthine dehydrogenase family protein subunit M — MKSFTYERASDPVSAARAVAARPDAKFIAGGTNLVDLMKLQIEAPGHLVDVSRLDLDRVERVDGGLRIGAEVRNSDLAANRTVRDRYPVLAEALLAGASGQLRNRATTGGNLLQRTRCYYFYDPSKPCNKREPGSGCSAIGGFNRIHAILGASERCIATHPSDMAVAMAALDATVETMRPDGSTRRIPIAEFHRLPGGTPEVETVIERGELITHVTLPPPPRGRQKYVKVRDRASYAFALVSVAVAGRAVALGGVAHKPWRASRLEAAIAGGAPVAQAIDAEFAPARTYPHNAFKVPLAKRVIASALGEEV, encoded by the coding sequence ATGAAATCCTTCACCTACGAGCGCGCTTCCGATCCAGTCTCCGCCGCGCGCGCAGTTGCGGCGCGTCCCGACGCCAAGTTCATCGCCGGCGGAACCAACCTTGTCGACCTGATGAAGCTGCAGATCGAGGCGCCGGGGCATCTGGTCGACGTCAGCCGGCTCGATCTCGATCGCGTCGAACGAGTGGACGGCGGGCTCCGCATCGGCGCCGAGGTGCGCAATAGCGACCTCGCCGCCAATCGGACGGTGCGCGACCGCTATCCGGTGCTCGCCGAGGCGCTGCTTGCGGGCGCCTCGGGCCAGCTCCGCAACCGGGCGACCACGGGCGGCAACCTGCTGCAACGGACGCGCTGCTATTATTTCTACGACCCTTCCAAGCCCTGCAACAAGCGCGAGCCGGGCTCAGGCTGCTCGGCGATCGGCGGGTTCAACCGTATCCATGCGATCCTCGGCGCGAGCGAGCGCTGCATCGCCACCCATCCCTCCGATATGGCGGTGGCCATGGCCGCCCTCGACGCGACGGTCGAGACGATGAGGCCCGACGGCAGCACACGGCGTATCCCGATCGCCGAGTTCCATCGCCTTCCCGGCGGCACGCCCGAGGTCGAGACGGTGATCGAGCGCGGCGAACTGATCACGCATGTGACCTTGCCGCCGCCGCCTCGGGGCCGGCAGAAATATGTGAAGGTGCGCGACCGCGCTTCCTATGCCTTCGCATTAGTCTCGGTGGCGGTGGCGGGGCGAGCGGTGGCGCTCGGCGGCGTCGCGCACAAGCCGTGGCGGGCGAGCCGGCTGGAGGCTGCGATCGCCGGCGGAGCGCCGGTCGCGCAGGCGATCGATGCCGAGTTCGCGCCGGCGCGGACCTATCCGCATAACGCCTTCAAGGTGCCGCTCGCGAAGCGGGTGATCGCCTCGGCTTTGGGCGAGGAGGTCTGA
- a CDS encoding endonuclease domain-containing protein, protein MRLEGSEDGRRNAKRLRREMTPPEIGLWLALRSNDQGLRFRKQHGAGNYVLDFYCAPARLAIEVDGEAHERGDRPARDSARDAWLNSRGVHVLRYPAQEVLANLEGVVRQILAIAIKRREHKRPDR, encoded by the coding sequence ATGCGCCTCGAAGGTTCGGAAGACGGCCGCCGCAACGCAAAGCGCCTGCGCCGCGAAATGACGCCGCCCGAGATCGGATTATGGCTTGCGCTTCGCAGCAATGATCAGGGCCTGCGCTTCCGCAAGCAGCATGGCGCCGGAAACTATGTCCTCGACTTCTACTGCGCCCCCGCAAGGCTCGCGATCGAAGTCGATGGCGAAGCGCATGAGCGCGGCGACCGGCCCGCTCGGGATTCGGCGCGCGATGCCTGGCTCAATTCGCGAGGGGTCCACGTGCTTCGCTATCCCGCGCAGGAAGTCTTGGCCAACCTCGAGGGTGTCGTACGGCAGATCTTGGCGATTGCGATCAAGCGACGGGAGCACAAACGGCCGGACCGCTGA
- a CDS encoding xanthine dehydrogenase family protein molybdopterin-binding subunit produces the protein MTQQQPTPEVIPLSDTWRDAKMVGDPVHRLDGPAKVRGQAKYAYEYRGAGEVAYGWIVEATIARGRIAAIDTRAAESAPGVLMVMTHANAPRQGGPPPRPTQPNRFDRPMPVLFQPAVRYHGEPVALVVAETLEAARAAAALVTVRYAAGRATVDFERNRDKAYKPANRINAFAQPDTSEGDFAGAFGAAPVKVDATYVTSYEHNMPMEPHAAIAEWQGDRLTLWSAQQNLGTAVGTIAKTLLIPPGNIRVLSPFIGGGFGSKVPVTPNAILAAMAAQQLGRPVKIAQTRQQMFANTAHRPLNHQRVRLGAERDGRLIAFAHDVIQQTTPYDEFIEQTATFGRGMYQAPNRLTTSRGVMLDMPSGDIMRAPGEQPGSFALESAMDELAHALKMDPIELRLLNEPARDPEGDKPFSSRSLVACLKEGAAKFGWVQRPSAPGSLRQGDWLVGFGVAAATFPAFVRPASAMVELTPDGTAIGRADFTDLGTGSWTSMAQILAKETGLPVNRVRFEIGDSRFPRTAGSGGSFGMTSAGAGVHRACENLRAEMGKLAGASGAVKLAEGRVHWDGQAQPLAEFMRRYAPKGLSAQGGQGGLPPPEKLPVSAHSYGAQFVEIGVHRVTFELRIRRALGAFAAGRIINERLARSQLLGGMIMGIGSGLHEESVVDPRHGQFVNRDLAEYHIPVHADIRNLDVLFIPEREEVLNPLGTKGLGEIGIVGVAAAIANAVFNATGARVREAPVTLDKVMVGPGQM, from the coding sequence ATGACGCAGCAGCAGCCGACGCCCGAGGTCATTCCGCTTTCCGACACCTGGCGCGATGCCAAGATGGTGGGCGACCCCGTCCACCGGCTCGACGGGCCCGCCAAAGTGCGCGGCCAGGCGAAATATGCCTATGAGTATCGTGGTGCCGGCGAGGTGGCCTATGGTTGGATCGTGGAGGCGACGATCGCCAGGGGCCGGATCGCCGCGATCGACACCCGGGCGGCCGAGAGCGCGCCGGGGGTGCTCATGGTGATGACCCACGCCAATGCGCCCAGGCAGGGTGGTCCGCCTCCGCGCCCGACCCAGCCCAACCGCTTCGATCGGCCGATGCCGGTGCTGTTCCAGCCGGCGGTGCGTTATCATGGCGAGCCGGTGGCGCTGGTGGTCGCCGAGACGCTCGAGGCGGCGCGCGCCGCAGCGGCGCTGGTCACAGTTCGCTATGCTGCCGGCCGCGCCACGGTCGATTTCGAGCGGAACCGGGACAAGGCCTACAAGCCGGCCAACCGCATCAACGCCTTTGCGCAGCCCGATACCAGCGAGGGCGACTTCGCGGGCGCGTTCGGTGCGGCGCCGGTCAAGGTCGATGCGACCTATGTGACCTCGTACGAGCACAATATGCCGATGGAGCCGCATGCGGCGATCGCGGAGTGGCAGGGCGATCGGCTGACCCTCTGGTCGGCGCAGCAGAATCTGGGCACCGCCGTCGGCACGATCGCCAAGACATTGCTGATCCCGCCCGGAAATATCCGCGTGCTGAGCCCGTTCATCGGCGGCGGCTTCGGCTCCAAAGTGCCGGTGACACCCAATGCGATCCTCGCGGCAATGGCGGCGCAGCAGCTCGGGCGGCCGGTCAAGATCGCGCAGACCCGCCAGCAGATGTTTGCCAACACCGCCCATCGGCCGCTCAATCATCAACGCGTGCGGCTGGGCGCGGAGCGCGACGGGCGGCTCATCGCTTTCGCGCATGACGTGATCCAGCAAACGACGCCTTATGACGAGTTCATTGAGCAGACCGCCACCTTCGGGCGCGGCATGTACCAGGCGCCCAACCGGCTGACGACCAGCCGCGGGGTGATGCTCGACATGCCGAGCGGCGACATCATGCGCGCGCCGGGCGAGCAGCCGGGCAGCTTCGCGCTCGAGAGCGCTATGGACGAGCTGGCGCACGCGCTGAAGATGGACCCGATAGAGCTGCGCCTGCTCAACGAGCCGGCACGCGATCCCGAGGGCGACAAGCCCTTCTCGAGCCGCAGCCTAGTGGCGTGCCTGAAGGAGGGCGCAGCCAAGTTCGGCTGGGTCCAGCGGCCGAGCGCGCCCGGATCGCTGCGGCAGGGCGACTGGCTGGTCGGCTTCGGTGTGGCGGCGGCAACCTTCCCCGCCTTTGTGCGGCCCGCATCGGCAATGGTGGAGCTGACGCCCGACGGCACTGCGATCGGGCGGGCCGACTTCACCGATCTCGGAACCGGCAGCTGGACGAGCATGGCACAGATCCTGGCGAAGGAAACCGGGCTGCCGGTCAACCGCGTCAGGTTCGAGATCGGCGATTCGCGCTTTCCCCGCACCGCCGGCTCGGGCGGATCGTTCGGCATGACCAGCGCGGGCGCTGGCGTCCACCGCGCGTGCGAGAACCTGCGCGCGGAAATGGGGAAACTCGCCGGCGCCAGCGGCGCGGTGAAGCTGGCGGAGGGGCGCGTGCACTGGGACGGTCAGGCGCAGCCGCTGGCCGAGTTCATGCGGCGATACGCGCCGAAGGGTCTTTCGGCGCAGGGAGGACAGGGTGGACTGCCGCCGCCCGAGAAGCTGCCGGTTTCGGCGCATAGCTATGGCGCGCAGTTCGTCGAGATCGGCGTGCACCGCGTCACCTTCGAGCTGCGCATTCGTCGCGCGCTAGGCGCGTTCGCTGCGGGACGGATCATCAATGAGCGGCTCGCGCGTTCGCAGCTGCTCGGCGGGATGATCATGGGAATCGGATCGGGGCTGCACGAGGAATCGGTGGTCGATCCCCGCCATGGCCAGTTCGTCAATCGCGATCTGGCCGAATATCACATACCCGTCCATGCCGACATCCGGAACCTCGACGTGCTGTTCATCCCTGAGCGCGAGGAGGTGTTGAATCCCTTGGGCACCAAAGGCCTGGGCGAGATCGGCATCGTGGGAGTAGCGGCAGCGATCGCCAACGCGGTGTTCAACGCGACCGGTGCGCGCGTGCGCGAAGCACCGGTGACGCTCGATAAGGTCATGGTGGGACCCGGCCAAATGTAG
- a CDS encoding DNA-packaging protein, giving the protein MSGASPGADEAAETPPLTELEKLALIDEPHRSIVINRLTRLEQIELRERWLAWAHAGQIEPPGAWRVWLIRAGRGFGKTRAGAEWVSEWARRHGDGRIALVGASEDDVAKVMIEGPSGLLAIAHDDEPVTWRASIGEVRFASGAKGFVYSAEAPEKLRGPEHHAAWCDELAKWRHGETMWDNLMLGLRAGEQPRVLVTTTPRPTRLMRRVMALPGTVETRGRTRDNPHLPRSFIEAMEAEYGGTRLGRQELDGELIDDVAGALWTRGMIEACRGRKPKGIARVVVGVDPPASAEGDACGIVVVALDATGVGHVLEDASVGGLSPEGWARAVAKCARRHGADKVVAEKNQGGDMVKSVLHAAEVTLPLRLVHASRGKTARAEPVAALYESGRVKHAGRFPALEDELCGLVAGGGYEGPGRSPDRADALVWALSELMLGRKGAAGVRGLG; this is encoded by the coding sequence GTGAGCGGCGCTTCGCCGGGCGCGGATGAAGCGGCGGAGACGCCTCCGCTCACCGAGCTCGAAAAGCTGGCGCTGATCGACGAACCGCACCGCTCGATCGTCATCAACCGGCTGACGCGCCTGGAGCAGATCGAGCTGCGCGAGCGCTGGCTGGCCTGGGCGCATGCCGGGCAGATCGAGCCGCCAGGCGCGTGGCGGGTGTGGCTGATCCGCGCCGGGCGCGGCTTTGGCAAGACGCGCGCGGGCGCCGAATGGGTGAGCGAATGGGCGCGGCGGCATGGCGACGGGCGCATCGCGCTGGTCGGTGCGAGCGAGGACGACGTCGCCAAGGTGATGATCGAGGGACCGAGCGGATTGCTCGCGATCGCGCATGACGACGAACCGGTGACATGGCGGGCGAGCATCGGCGAGGTGCGCTTCGCATCGGGGGCGAAGGGTTTTGTCTATTCGGCGGAGGCGCCCGAGAAATTGCGCGGCCCCGAACATCACGCCGCATGGTGCGACGAGCTCGCCAAATGGCGGCATGGCGAAACGATGTGGGACAATCTGATGCTGGGGCTGCGCGCCGGCGAGCAGCCGCGCGTACTGGTGACGACGACGCCGCGGCCGACGCGGCTGATGCGGCGGGTGATGGCGCTGCCGGGTACGGTCGAGACGCGCGGACGGACGCGGGACAATCCGCACTTGCCGCGCAGTTTCATCGAGGCGATGGAGGCCGAATATGGTGGCACGCGGCTGGGAAGACAGGAGCTGGACGGCGAGCTGATCGACGATGTCGCCGGCGCCTTGTGGACGCGCGGGATGATCGAGGCCTGCCGGGGCAGGAAGCCCAAGGGGATCGCGCGGGTGGTGGTTGGCGTCGACCCGCCGGCGAGCGCCGAGGGCGATGCCTGCGGGATCGTCGTTGTGGCGCTGGATGCCACGGGCGTGGGGCATGTGCTCGAGGATGCGAGCGTGGGCGGCCTGTCGCCCGAGGGCTGGGCGCGCGCGGTGGCGAAATGCGCGCGGCGGCACGGCGCGGACAAGGTCGTGGCGGAGAAGAACCAGGGCGGCGACATGGTGAAGAGCGTGCTGCACGCGGCGGAAGTGACGCTGCCCTTGAGGCTGGTGCATGCCAGCCGCGGCAAGACGGCGCGCGCCGAGCCGGTCGCGGCCTTGTACGAGAGCGGGCGGGTGAAGCATGCCGGGCGGTTTCCCGCGCTGGAGGATGAGTTGTGCGGGCTGGTGGCGGGCGGCGGCTACGAAGGGCCGGGGCGCTCGCCCGACCGGGCCGACGCGCTGGTGTGGGCGCTGAGCGAACTGATGCTGGGGCGCAAGGGCGCGGCGGGGGTCAGGGGGCTGGGGTAG